A part of Solibacillus sp. FSL H8-0538 genomic DNA contains:
- the ftsZ gene encoding cell division protein FtsZ, whose amino-acid sequence MLEFDTSMDQLAVIKVIGVGGGGNNAVNRMIEHGVQGVDFIAVNTDAQALNLSKAEYKLQIGGKLTRGLGAGANPEVGKKAAEESREQLEEVLRGADMVFVTAGMGGGTGTGAAPVIAGIARDLGALTVGVVTRPFTFEGRKRQTQAIGGISSMKEAVDTLIVIPNDKLLQIVDKSTPMLEAFREADNVLRQGVQGISDLIATPGLINLDFADVKTIMSGKGSALMGIGIAAGENRATEAAKKAISSPLLETSIDGAKGVIMNITGGTNLSLYEVQEAADIVALASDEEVNMIFGSVINDNLNDEIIVTVIATGFSDDFVAPRPQPVRSTLGTRQQAQQVTQPTGQVRGQEPVHQEAPRQTQSYQQEDALDIPTFLRNRKNRG is encoded by the coding sequence ATGTTAGAATTTGATACAAGTATGGATCAGCTTGCTGTCATTAAAGTAATAGGTGTAGGTGGCGGAGGTAATAACGCAGTAAACCGCATGATCGAACATGGTGTGCAAGGTGTAGATTTTATAGCAGTTAATACTGATGCGCAAGCATTAAATTTATCAAAAGCTGAATATAAACTACAAATCGGGGGGAAATTAACACGTGGTCTTGGCGCCGGTGCTAATCCTGAAGTCGGTAAAAAAGCGGCAGAAGAAAGCCGTGAGCAATTAGAAGAAGTACTACGTGGAGCAGATATGGTATTTGTTACTGCTGGTATGGGTGGTGGTACAGGTACAGGTGCAGCCCCAGTAATCGCCGGTATTGCACGTGATTTAGGCGCGTTAACAGTAGGTGTTGTTACACGACCATTCACATTTGAAGGCCGTAAACGCCAAACACAAGCGATCGGCGGTATTTCATCAATGAAAGAAGCGGTTGATACATTAATCGTGATTCCAAACGATAAACTACTTCAAATCGTGGATAAATCAACGCCGATGCTTGAAGCATTCCGCGAGGCAGACAATGTACTAAGACAAGGTGTACAAGGTATTTCAGATTTAATCGCAACTCCTGGTTTAATCAACCTTGACTTTGCCGATGTTAAAACAATTATGTCAGGTAAGGGTTCAGCACTTATGGGAATCGGGATTGCTGCTGGCGAAAATCGTGCAACAGAAGCAGCCAAAAAAGCGATTTCAAGTCCACTTCTTGAAACGTCAATTGACGGAGCAAAAGGTGTAATTATGAATATTACAGGCGGCACTAACTTAAGCCTTTATGAAGTACAAGAGGCAGCGGATATCGTAGCACTTGCTTCAGACGAAGAAGTAAACATGATCTTCGGTTCTGTTATTAATGACAACTTAAACGATGAAATTATCGTGACAGTAATCGCAACAGGATTCTCAGATGACTTTGTAGCGCCACGTCCACAGCCAGTCCGTTCAACATTAGGTACGCGTCAACAAGCACAACAAGTAACACAGCCTACTGGACAAGTAAGAGGGCAAGAACCAGTACACCAAGAAGCACCTCGTCAGACACAAAGCTATCAGCAAGAAGATGCTTTAGATATTCCAACATTTTTACGTAATCGTAAAAATCGCGGCTAA